A single Watersipora subatra chromosome 7, tzWatSuba1.1, whole genome shotgun sequence DNA region contains:
- the LOC137400415 gene encoding uncharacterized protein, translating to MAKLMTLPADNLAFKLWSGSQETVSDDANLAFGKNAKQSDIYNDNHLYKPKAAVDGNIENFSHTSLSFNKWWMVDLGQQYEVTNVELYNRRGSESSRLQKVYILTSNYSSPSDPDLNSGKWTVRYYHHPPYGAIGNIILEGGVFVRHVAVFSTHNEGVTLAEVKVYAYNKRFTQITLLSSAKQTPATIPKEWSNITTFPGTGKYNPVAVLNIDPNKPLRHLAVTTDQQDHTITLKEVQVFEYSRHNHALNKATAQADTYNNEIKYRSSSAVDGLKDTFSNTKEASNRWWKLDLGKNIIFQYAKIYVRSGRECGEECGKAGSMVDYSFQRRLGSRMSDQLNPEMVLSDPILYSADLLPYHFSILRAGPPSSG from the exons ATGATGCCAATCTTGCTTTTGGAAAGAATGCAAAACAAAGTGacatatataatgataatcattTGTATAAACCTAAGGCAGCAGTTGATGGAAATATTGAAAACTTCTCCCACACAAGCCTAAGTTTCAACAAATGGTGGATGGTTGACTTGGGTCAGCAGTACGAGGTCACTAATGTTGAACTATACAACAGAAGAGGTTCAG AAAGTTCTCGCCTTCAGAAAGTCTACATTCTCACATCAAATTATTCCTCACCTTCCGATCCTGATCTAAACTCAGGTAAATGGACAGTTAGGTACTACCATCACCCACCATATGGAGCAATTGGTAACATCATACTAGAGGGAGGAGTCTTTGTGAGGCATGTGGCTGTGTTTAGTACTCATAATGAAGGAGTGACTTTAGCTGAGGTCAAAGTCTATGCCTATA ataaGAGGTTTACACAAATAACTTTGCTCAGTTCAGCTAAACAAACTCCTGCAACCATACCTAAGGAATGGAGTAATATAACAACTTTTCCTGGTACTGGTAAATACAACCCAGTAGCAGTGTTAAATATTGATCCTAATAAACCCCTCAGACACCTCGCAGTAACTACAGATCAACAAGACCATACCATAACTTTGAAGGAAGTTCAAGTCTTTGAGTATTCTA GACACAATCATGCTCTGAATAAGGCAACAGCTCAGGCCGATACATATAACAATGAAATTAAGTACAGATCAAGCTCTGCTGTTGATGGATTAAAAGACACGTTTAGCAACACTAAAGAAGCTTCCAACAGATGGTGGAAATTAGACCTTGGGAAAAACATTATCTTTCAATATGCCAAAATATATGTGAGGTCGGGCCGGGAGTGTGGTGAAGAGTGTG GAAAGGCCGGATCAATGGTAGATTACTCCTTTCAGCGTCGACTCGGTAGCAG AATGAGTGATCAGCTAAACCCAGAAATGGTGCTATCTGATCCCATACTCTATTCAGCCGACCTTTTGCCCTACCACTTCTCTATCCTCCGGGCCGGGCCTCCTAGTTCTGGCTAG